Sequence from the Candidatus Paracaedimonas acanthamoebae genome:
AAAGAGATTTGAGAGCTTGATTGGTCCTCTCTCTTGCTTTTAGCTCTAATACTTGCCCTAAAAGAGCAAGAGCTGTAATGAGTGAGGCTGATTCAAAGTATAAAGCAGCTTCACCACTATGTAGTGCTGTTGGTGGAAATAAATGAGGCCAGAATAAGGCGACGCAGCTATAAATATAAGCAGTTCCAACCCCTAAAGCGAGCAGCGTAAACATATTGAGGCTTTTATTCTTCAAAGACATTGCGGCTCTTTGAAAAAATGGCCATCCAGCCCAGATAACGACTGGAGTTGATAAAATAAATTCACTCCACCTTAAGAAGAATGAAGACAAATTATTGAAGATATCATCATTGATCATAGGTCCCATAGAAAGCAAAAGAACAAAGGCTGAAAGGATGGCAGAACTCCAGAAGCGTTTCTGCATGTCTTCAAGTTCTACATTATGTTCCTCATTGAGTGAAATTGCTTTAGGCTCAAGCGCCATCCCACATTTAGGACAGATACCAGGTTTTGAACTTATAACCTCAGGATGCATAGGGCATGTATATTCCATAGCACTTACTTGAGTCTTTTGCAGAGTGAGTGTTTGCTTCATATGATGTATAGAACAGCATGCTTGTTTCTTATTATCTTCCATGGCTATTTTCCTTAAGTTCTTCTTCTGTACTAGCTTCAAATGCCTCAATAATAGGACACTCTTCTATTGTGCCTTCTCCTTTGCAGCATCCAACAAGCTGCTCAAGGCTATTCTTAATTTTTTGAAGGTTTTCTATTTTTTCTTTGATCAATTCAATCTTTTGAAGAGATTTCTGATAGACGTCATGTCGAGCACTTAAGGTATTATTCTTGAGGGAAAGGAGTTCTTTGATCTCCGCTAAAGAGAAACCTAATTCTTGAGCTTTTTTGATGAAACGAACACGTTTTACATCTTGGTCAGAGAATATTCGATAGCCTGAAGCGGTACGGTTGGGTTTACTTAAAAGAGACTTGCGCTCGTAAAAACGAATTGTTTCAATTCCAACACCAGCCTTTTGGGCTATTTTCTTAATAGTAAGTATCTTATTAGATGGCTTCATAATATTTCTCTTAACTCTCTTCTATAAGCTCAGTCTAAACCCTGTACTTAAGTGTAAGGTCAAGAGGTAAATAATAAGCTAAGAATGTTTGACATACTGATGGTCTAAAAGTGAAATTTGTACTTTGTACAAATGATAATATCACTATTAAGCGTTAAGACTATTTGGGAAAATTTTACTCTAGCGCCTAAATACCCAATTAATTCTGGCTGCGCGCTTAATCTTGACATCAAAGATGGTAGGACCTAACACACTCGATGAATTAATCGCTTTTAAGTTATAGGCGCCTTGCTCTGAGGTTGGCTCAATGTAACGGAGCATCAACCCCCCATTTTCTAATTCTATAATCAGAGGCTCATCCGTAATGAAGGCTATTTGCTCCTGGGGGATAATTTTACCTGCGACGTGATCCCCTGGTTTGTAAAAAGGAAGTGCGCTATCATCAAAAATCACAAGCATTAAAGAATCTTTATAGAACTCTTTAAAAGAGGCGGTTGCTCGCCATATGAACTCTTCTTCATCACTGATCGACAGGGGCAGGAAATTAGAATTTTGAAGAGATGCTAATCCTAAATCTATGGGGCCAGCCCCTTTTCCTGATATGATCCACTCAGAGGTTACTTTAATACCTTCTTTGCTCAAAATGCTTACTAGATTTTCAGCGACTTCTTCCGAAAAAGCTGATGTTCCGTTTTCCCAAGCTGCTAAGGAATTAGCACTTAGTTTATGCTTTTTTGCAAAGATCGTACGCGGAAGTCCAGTAAGGCTTCTTGCTTGTTTTAGTCTTGCTGCTGCCTCTTTATCTGGCTGTCTCACATTCATAAGTATATCTTTCCATCTACTCTATTGTTCTATGTCGTTTATTTAACATCTATATAGCCACATCTTTATCTATCAATCAACTAATAATTTATTATAAATGCTATATTGTTAGATGCTATATTAACATTGTTAATATATTGACATAATTACCTGCTGGGGCTATCTTGCTTATTAATCTCATAAAAAAGAGGAGAAAAAACCCCATGGACAATAGATTTTTAACCCCTACAGCTTTAGCTCAACGATGGAACCTTGAGCCTAATACACTTGGGCAATGGCGTTGGAATGGTCGAGGGCCTAAGTATCTTAAAATTGGGCGCAACGTTTTATATCGCTTGTGTGATGTTGAAGAGTTTGAAAATCGCAGCCTTCGGCAGCATACGTCCCAGACTTTTATTGATGAATCTAATTAGACGAGCGATTTCTTATGCAGACAAGACTTCTTATTAATGAGGCACCTTTACAAATATTCCCGACTCTAGCAAGAAAAATTGGCTTAAATGAAGCTATTGTGCTGCAGCAAATGCATTATTGGCTTCATCGGAATAGGGATAAATCTAGAAATAGCCATAGGGTTTACAACACCTCTGAACAATGGCAAAAGCAGTTCCCATTCTGGTCAATAGATACCTTAAGGCGCACTATTGTCTCTTTAAAGAGTCAGGGTCTCATCATTGACACCAAGGTAAACCAAAAGAAACCTAATCAATGCTTTGGTTACACAATCAACTATGAGGCATTAGAGAACATCAAAGCATGTAACAATCGAACAGGTCAAAATGACACGATCGAAGAGACACTCCGCACATCCGATCGTAGCAAAATGACACGATCGATTGTAACAATATGCCCAGAGCAAATTGACACAATCGAAGATAACAGATGCTCTGCATCTCATGGCTACAAGGAATACTTTTATGAGTCTTAATCTAGAACATTCCTTAGCATCGCCATCCTTACTTAAAAGCCGCCTTCTTATGGATGAAACTCCTCTTCAATTGCTGCCAACCTTAGCGACAAAGGTAGGCTTAAATGAAGCTATTATCCTGCAGCAAATGCATTATTGGCTTACATCTCGCCATAATAAGAATTTTATTAACAATCGCCATTGGGTCTATAATTCTTATGAAGAGTGGCATCAACAGTTCCCTTTCTGGTCAAAAGAGACCATTAAAAGAACCATTTATTCCCTTGAAAAGCAGAAGCTTATCGTAAGTTGCAAACTGCATGAACAAAGGCTTGATCATCGCAAATGGTACACCATCAACTATCAAGAATTAAAGGGGGTTAAACCATGTCATAATCGATTGGGGCAAAATGACACGATCGAACAGCAATTTGTAACAATCGATCGTAGCAAAATGACACGATCGAACGTAACAAAACGACACGATCATTATAAGGAACAGAGATTACATACAGAGATTACTCATAAAACCCTCTCTCTAATCTCTCCCCCTAATGCCCCAAGTAGTCTTCACGAGACACACGAGGAAAAGAGAGAAGAGATTGGATTAAAAATGATTGAGATGTTCTCAAAGCATGTTCTTCAAGGCCAAGAGCTTCTCCCTCATCCTGAGAGAAAGAGCCAACTCAAGCACGTCTTAAACACTCACCTCAAAGGGAATCTTGAGAACTGGGAGAGAGTCTGCCAGAATATCACAAAATCCAAATTTTTGATGGGAGAGGCTCAAGCCTCAAGCTTTAAAGCGACGCTGGATTGGGTGATCGCAAAAGATCATGCCATCACGATTTTTGAAGGAAATGCTTACGGCATTGGCGATCGAGTGATCTCTAATACCCCAACAACCTCTTCAGAAGAGGCGCTAGAAGCTTTTATGCTTGAGTTTGCAACTTCCAACAAACATCCCCTCTGGATTCAAGCAGGACTTATTCTCTCGAAGAAAGTTGGGTTTTGCATCTTCAAGGGTTGGATTTCTGTCCTTGACATTCTTGAGATCCAAAATGACCACGTTACCCTTAGTGCCCCTTCCAAATTTATTCGAGATTATGTGAGCAAAAACCTCATGAATTTCCCCATCCAACAAGCTTTAGAATCAGTGTTAAGGTATGAGATTAGATTTGTGCTTGTGAATACTGGCTCTAACTCAGAAAGCAAGCCTGAGGCACCTCAAGAGGAAACGCAACACGACTCCATCCTTGGGAAGGGTGAACAGGACTTTAGCCAAGCACCTGCTCTTAGTAAGCAAAACACTATTGTTTTCCCTCCAAATCAGCCTCAAATGCAGAATTTAACTGCCCCACCCTTGGATATCAACAAAGGCATATTCCTCCCTCTCAGAAACCCCTTTTTTGGCAGTTCTGATCCCCCACTAAAGCCACCCAACACTCAAGAATTACAAAATGAATACAACGAACATTACTTACGAAAGGAATAAAAATGAAGTTAACACTTATCAAAAAATCCCCCTTTACCAGCCTTGAACGAGATACCGTACTCACTGAGGCACAAAAACAATTTCAAATGAGGAACTTAAAGAAAATGATCCGCTTTATGAAAGCCCAGCTTAAACGCTTAGAGAAGGAAGTAACAATAGACTAGACAGAGGCTGCGCAAAGACTTCGACCTCTCACGCGCAGGCCTCTGGTACACCAACACTAACAATGGAGTGAATCAATGTACAACACACTTATACCCTATTTTAAAGAGAAAAGGGTAACTTTAAATATCCCAAAAGCTCTTAAGAGATCTGTAACTCTTCTTGGGATCTCTCTTTATCACACCACCCTTCAAGCTGCTGAAAATGACATGGTTTTAAAGGACGTCTTCGCCAAGATTGAAAAAACCCTCACAGGTGGTGGTTTTAGGCTTGCCACTATTGCAGGGGGGCTTGGGGGTATTGTCATTT
This genomic interval carries:
- a CDS encoding helix-turn-helix domain-containing protein, with amino-acid sequence MDNRFLTPTALAQRWNLEPNTLGQWRWNGRGPKYLKIGRNVLYRLCDVEEFENRSLRQHTSQTFIDESN
- a CDS encoding MerR family transcriptional regulator, with product MKPSNKILTIKKIAQKAGVGIETIRFYERKSLLSKPNRTASGYRIFSDQDVKRVRFIKKAQELGFSLAEIKELLSLKNNTLSARHDVYQKSLQKIELIKEKIENLQKIKNSLEQLVGCCKGEGTIEECPIIEAFEASTEEELKENSHGR